The segment CGCAGACAAGTATTTCTCGATAGTATCTAAGGCTATCAAAAAATATGATCCCAACCATCTGTATATCGGTTCGAGATTCTATAGTAGAGAAAAGGACAATAAGATGTTTATGGAAACAGTAGGGAAGTACTTGGATGCTATCTCAATTAATTATTATAATTATTGGACTCCTGATTCTACGCAAATGTCCAATTGGGCCAAATGGTCTGGGAGACCCTTTATCGTGACGGAATACTATACCAAAGGCGAGGACTCGGGGATGGGAAACAAGAGTGGTGCGGGTTGGATAGTTCGCACACAAGAAGATAGAGGGCTTTTTTATCAAAACTTTAATTTGGCTCTTTTGGAATCCAAAAATTGCGTCGGGTGGCATTATTTCAAATATCAGGACAATGATCCCGAAGACAAAACCGTGGATCCTTCGAATGTGGATGCCAATAAGGGTGTCGTAACTAGTGAATATAAGGTATGGGAACCCATGCTAAAAAAGATGAATGAATTGAATCAACAGGTGTACCCTGTGATAGAATATTTTGATCATCAACAATCGAATATTTAAGGCTGAGTTTAATCTATTACTCACTCGATTATTGATTGGTCGAGATATTCAATCTCAAGAAATAACAGGCTGCAATATTGCAGCCTGTTTTGTAAACACCTCATTATAAAAAACATACACCTATGAACAAAATATGCACTATGCTATTGTTGTCAGCTGTGGCGAGTAGCTGCATGCCGACGAGCCAAACAAATGAGGTGGTTTCACCTAATGTACTTTTTATATCCATAGATGATCTCAACGATTGGGAGGGATCAATGATGGGACACACGCAGGCCATCACACCCAACATGGATAGACTTTTTGAAAGCGGGGTGTTGTTTACCAACGCGCACTGCTCGCAAGCGGTCTGCACCGCTTCTCGAAACTCAGTCCTCAGTGGTATCCATCCTTCGTCTTCAGGCTGGTACACCAATGGAGCTGCCATGAAAAAGAACTATGATGAGGTGATGGCTGATCACAAAATGTTGCCAGAGTACTTCAAAGATCAAGGCTACCATACCTATGCCACAGGGAAAGTCTTTCACAATGGAGAGTCCGACTTTTCTGATAGGACGGGGGATTTCTGGACGGAATATGCTCCGCGTTTTTGGAATGATATGGATGAAAAAATAGAGAAGACAGGCTATGGCTATCGTGGCAAAATGTTCTTCCCTTTTCCAAAAGATGGAGGTCAGATGGTGCAGCTGTATGGCGAGGATACAATCAATAATTTCTATAGACAAAACAACCGATTTTATTCTTTGGCAGGTGGGCCATTGAGCGATGATGAAATACCTGAGAATGGCATGTACGATGAACAAATAGCTGACTGGGCCATTGAAAAAATCAGCAAAAAACAAGATAAGCCATTTTTTATGGCAGTAGGATTCATTCGACCACATGTGCCCTATACTGCACCTCAAAAATACTTTGACTTATATAACATCGACTCGGTACATGTCCCAGTCGTACCAGACAATGAATTTGAAGACATTCCTATCATGGGAAAAGCTATCGCCTATGGATATACACCACGAGGAGGCTGGGGTGATGTGTCTCAAAGACAGGAAATATTGCCAGAATTGGTACATGCTTATTTGGCATGTGTTTCATTTGTCGATGACCAGGTGGGGAGAGTACTCGAAGCATTGGAAAATAGCCCTAATGCAGATAATACAATCATAGTACTGTGGTCTGATCACGGTCAGCATTTGGGTGAAAAGCGCCATTTTAGAAAGCAAGCACTTTGGGAAGAGGCTACTAGAGTTCCTCTGTTTTTTCGTGTGCCTGGCAATCAACATGTGGGTCATCAAAGCAAACAGGTAGTGAGCTTGCTAGATATCTATCCGACTTTGGCCGAACTGTGTGGATTACCAGTACCTAAAAAACTAGAGGGAGAAAGCTTGGTTTCGTTGTTAGACAACCCAAAGCTGAATAAAGACAAGCCTGTTTTGACTACTTGGCTGTATAAAAATCATGCAGTGAGAAGTAATGATTGGCGATACATCTTGTACCGAGATGGAGGTGAGGAGCTGTATCATCATGGGACAGACCCTGGTGAGCACACCAATCTAGCTTTTGATCCTCAGTATGCGCAGGTAATCGCTGAGCATAAGAAATGGCTCCCAGCCCACGATGCGTTGCCCGCTGGTGAAACAGAATGGAAGGGGGATAATTTGGATAGGTTAGTAGAAGAATGGACAGTCAATGATACCATGCCTGATTGGTTGAAGTAATGACGTATTAGGTCAGTTTTGTTCATAAAAAAGGGGTACTCACATGCTGAGTACCCCTTTTTTTATAATTATTTTATCTTACTAGTAACTTGCTGTAATTCACAGTTTGTCCAGATGTTACATGAACAATGTAGGTTGAGTTTCTTTGTAGATGATGCATATCCAATTCAATGGTGCTTTGGTTTTGAATAGTCGTTTTGTACATCATCTGACCTGTTAGATCACTGATCATTATTTCAACTTGATTCACATCGGTGTAGCCTTTTAGATCAATGGTCAATACCCCATGACTGAGTGGGTTGGGGTAGATATTTAGTTGATTTGCATGAGCGACTACTTCGTCAACTGCTACTTTGAACAGACGAGCGGATGGATTGTCATATTCAAAAGCACCTATGTCAGTATAGCTGTCAGACAAAGTATTGCCCCAAAAATCAAAGCCACCATTTCCCGTGATATTTGCCCCTGCATTGATCGCTGGCGAGCCTGACTGTAATTGATACCCATCCAAGGTACCGAAACCAAAGCCACCTGTGCCAGGATTGACAAACAAAGGATTTGCGGTGATCTTATTGGCATCTGTAGGCTCTGTGCTGTCATGGTTACCATAGAAAATATTGTGATCGAAGAAATTGTTGGTACTTAGTTCAAAATCATAAACAGAGTTGGATCCTTCTATATAGAATATGTTGTTGCTATAGAAAGTACTGTCCGAATAGCCGCCCCAGTTTTTGTGCCACAGCACTTCCATGCCGTCTAAGTCTTCCCCTACATAGAATACATTGTTGTAAACGTGAGAGTTTGTAGGCGTACCTGATACTCTGATCATGTGATGCCCATCGTTTTCGAAGACGTTGTATCGCACGATGGTGCCGACATTAAAATTTCGAGCAGATTCTCCTCTGGATGTAATCAAAAGACTGCCGTAATCATTGTCATGACTGTAGTTGTATTGGATGATGGTGTTTTTACAGTAGTAATCACTATCAAATCCACTTGCGTCAGCATCACCTTCATTGTACACCGTGTGGCTTGCTTCGTTGTATTGCCACAGGGCATTGTCGCAATTGAACGGGTAGGAAGCATTGCCAGTCGTGTATAGTCCGCACATGTAGAAGGTATTGTATTCTACGAGTGGGCCATCAGCGACACGCAGCACCATGCCATTGCCGCCCGTTCTTTCAAAGCGGTTGTTTCGTACTTCGATGTTGTAGCTAGGATACCAATCATTGGTAGATCCATCCAACGTAGTTTGTCCAAAGCTGGTGAACTGATCTCGTGTATCCCATCTCGAATCGGTGAATACACCACAGTTGGATACATCATGAATGTAGCAGTTTTCAATCTTGACACCATCAAAATTGGTCGGAACTGGCGTGCCATCGGTTCCTCTAATGAGGTAGGCAATTCCGCCGTTTGTTCTGGTGTCGAGTTTTCCATTTACTTCACTCACCTCTATGTTGCTAATGTTGATATCATGCAGGGTGCCAGCGTTGTTGCCTGTGATGGCAATGGCATTTTTCAACAGAGGGGATTCACCTTCGTGTGCTGCATAGTTTTTTACATGCACATTGGTGATTTCCCAATATTCCTGATTGTAAAGGATAAGAGAAGCTGAAGACGAAAATCCTGATAGTATCGCACCCTGAGCATCTATAATAGGCAGCGGGCCTACACCGTAGCTGGTCAGTACAATCGGGTTGCCAGACGTACCTGATCCCTTAGGGTAGAAAGGTTCGAACCAAGTATTGCCTGCTTTGAGCAGAATGGTGTCGTTGGCAGCAAAAGTAGTGGCATTCACATTCGTGAATGTTTTCCATGCTGTAGCTTCTGTCAACCCATCGTTCGCATCATTTCCATTGATGCCATCTACGAAATAACCCGTGATCCCCGAAGGATCTGCTGTGGTAGTGAACGTTTCGATAACCAACTCTGGCCTGTTAGTAGCTGCATCGTTGCTGTTGAAGTTGACGATCTTGTTGGTTGCACTTGCATCCCATAAGCTGACAGACACCACACCGTCACCTGAGATTTGCGATTGCACGTAGGCAGTTACGTCAAATTCGTAGTAGACATTTTCCGTGGATAGGGCCTCAGATGTAATGCTGCTTCCGTCAGAAGGTGCGCTATTCCACGTCACGGTATGCTCTGACCAAGCGTCGCTCAATTCGAAAGCAGTGATGGTCGTAGCGCTGACACTATTGGCATAGACTCGAACTGTGGCCTGACTGACTGTAGTCAAACCTTGGTTGCTCAAGTCGAATTTTAGGAAACTCTTACGGAAAAAATTAGCTGTGCTACCTTGTTTTACTTCAAGGTTTGAATCGCTCCCATAATTGGTATCTGCATTGGTACCACCTTTTACGAAGGCATCTTCTGAAACATCATAGGTATAGGTGATGGGCGTACCAAGCGTAGTTTCGTTGGCTTCATTCGAGTAGGACGAGCCTCCCACATTATACGCCGAGACGCGGTAGGTATAATAGGTAAGACTAGACAATCCAGCATCGCTATACGAAGTGCTATTGGCTCCTAAACTGGCGATTTCGGCAAATGCTCCTGCACCAGCTTTTCTCTCTACCTTATAGCCTGTTTCGTTGTCTGCGTTGTCTGACCAGCTCAAATCAATGGCACTAGAAGAAGCTACTGTTGCCGTCAGTGATGTGGGGTCAACAGGAGGTGAACAGTAGACAATCAATTTGGGGGCATTGGCACCTTCTTTACTACTAAACTCAACAGTAGTATTGCTCGCAGAAGCATCATAAAATGCAAAACTGATGGTGGAGCCCAAATTGTCCTGAATGTAGGCAGAGACGTCCCAGTCATAGTACTGATTGGTAGATCCGATTACTGTAGTGGCGATGGCTGTGCCTAGTGCGGGTGCATTATCCCACGTAACTGTTGATTCATCCCAAGAATTGGAAGTTTTGTACACTACAATAGGTACTGATCCAGAAGAGTTGGTATATAGCCTGACCACAGCGCTATCTGCAGTCGTCAAACTACTTAAATCAAATTTTACATACGATTTTCTGTAGTAGTTGGCAATTGAGCCTTGTTTGATTTCTAAAATAGATGCCGAACCGTAGTTGGTACTTGAATTGGCTCCTCCTTTGACATACGCATCGTCTATGGCAGTCAGAGAGACAGGATTTGAAATGTCTAATACAGCTCTTGTCATAAGATTGGCTGTACTCATGTAGGTAGTTGGTTCTGTTGCATATCCAGGTCGGATGACTAGAAATATCAAAGCAATTAGAACCTTTGCTTGAAAAATTGGTTTCATTTTGTATAAGTTTTAAATAGTAATTTATTTATGCTGTTGTGTGAATAAGACTGAATAATCCGGATTAGATTTTAAGTCTCTGCTGTAAGGTTTTTGATCAAGGTGTTGCATATATCGTAGCACCTTATGGGAGAGTAAAGAATGGTATGTGGAGAACGAGTCGTTCTCCACATACCAGATAGCTAATTCTGATGAGTTAGATTAGCGCACAATCAGTTTTGATATGGTTGTAGCCTTTTGCGTTTTGATTCCAATCACGTATAACCCCTTGGTCAACCACAGGTTTGTATCAATTTTGATCAAACCGATATTTTGTGTTTGATTTTGATAGATTACTTTGCCTTGCATATCAGTGATGGAGATATCTATTTTTGAGCCATCATGGTTGGGTAAATCTATATAGAGAATACCATCATGAATAGGGTTGGGATAGATGTTGATTTCTTGGGTGCCAGGTTCTACCTCCAGAAGGATGTCATTGATCTCATCATCATCTTCTTCATCATCATCATTTTCCTCATCTTCGTCATCGCCAGGTATGATAACAAGCTGTGGATGGTTTCCGAGAGCATCTTTACTGGTAAAGGTGATGTGAGAGTTGTCTGCTGATGGATCGTAGAATCCAAAACTGACCATGCTTCCTGCATTGTCATGAACATATGAAGTAACATCCCATTCGTAGTATTGCTTGATGTTGCCGATCTGTTGGGTAGATATCTCATTACCCAATGCTGGTGCATTGTTCCACGTTATGGTTGTTTCATCCCAGTTATTATCAGTTTCGTAGAGCGTAACTGGAGCGGCCTTGGTAGTGGTGGTGTGTACTTTTAGAATGGCGCTAGACACACTGGTGAAATCTCTCACGTCAAAGGTAAGGAAGGTTTTTCGATAAAAATCTGGATTTCCTCCTTGCTTGACATCCAGATCAGCTTCTAATCCAAAATTGGTATCAGCGTATTCTCCACCTCGAATATACGCATCATGTGAGGGGACGAGTGCCGATTCGTCTGTGAACCCAACTACTATACTGTATGTATTGGTAGAATTGGTGTCTTCGGAGACCACCACCACTGTGGTTGTTCGCGCTTGTTCATCTCCACTGAGATCAGTTGGAGGAGTAATAGTGACTGTCGAAGCTGAATTCATAGGGAAAGCTTCTACCGTGATAGTCTCTACTGGGTTGATGAATATACTGTAGTTTTTGAGACCGGGAGAAAAGCTCGTAATAGACTGGCCATTGAGCTTGATGTTGTCGAGTTCTGCACTCGCTTCGAGCTCTGCTACGTAACTGTCTACGTCAAAATCATCTCCAGTTTCTGCAACCCAGTCCTTTAGTTTTTGGCGCATATCTGCTATGTCCGTTTGGTATGCAGGATCATCTGTGACTGGAGTGAGCTCGCCTGGATCGGTAGTGAGATCGTAGAGCTGCTCTCTGTTTACCCCTTTGTCGAATAGCATATATTTGAATTCGTTGGTTACGACCATTCGGCCGTTGAACTTTCCACCTGTACTGCCTGTGTAGACACTTTGTACATTTTCAGAAACCACATAGTCCCTCGGAGTAATGGTGCCAGTAGGGGTCGTCAAAGCAGCTGGTGATAGGTCTATGCCATGGAGCGATGCAGGGATGTCGATGCCTGCAAACTGGAGAATCGTAGGGTACAGATCCAAACCACTGGACACCAATGTAGTATTGTCAATTACACCAGCCTGTGTTTTTCCTTTCCATGAGATGATGAAAGGGACATTGACTGATTCTTCATAGAATGACTTTTTTTGATTCCATTTGTGAGCAGCACGCCCGTCACCATGATCAGAGGTATAGATGATCACTGTATTTTCTAGCAAGCCTCTACTATCCAGATCATCGACTAAGTCTTCTATTCGCTTGTCAACTTTTTCAAGGAGGCGGTCATACCCATACAAATATTGTCTCCACTCTGTATCTGTCCAAGTTTTAGTTGGATGGGAGCTGTAATGTTGGTCATCGGGATCTTGATCTCTTCTAGAGTAGTGTCCTTCGGCTTCATTGAGTGGGATCTCATAGTTAAAAGGTAGCGGAGGGCATGAAGCCAGATCCATGGCTTCATCTACTTCGCCATCGTGATACTTGTCATTGCCTCCCGAGATATTACGTGCCAGTTCGCAGGCATCATGGGGGTTGTTGTATGACGTAATCATAAAGAATGGTGAGCTACGTGGTTGATCCAAGAAGGCTTTGCTCTCTTTGTATATGGTACTGTCATAGTAGTTTTCGTAGTAGGAGTCAAATCCATGCCAATCTTCGATTTCATCTAGTTTGGTGGTGCCTACGTGCCATTTGCCAAAGTAGCCAGTATCATACCCAGCATCTTTTAGCGTTTTGCCTACAGAAGTGGCAACAGTTACATCATCGAGTTTGTGTGGCATTACACCTGTGATCATGGACTTGCGTGAAAATGTACATACCGGATAGGTGACATAACTTTTCGTAAAGAGGGTACCTTCGGCGGCAAGTTTGTCTATCCCTGGAGTGGAAATATGATTGTATCCACGCTGGGTCATGATTTTTCCAGTGTGCTGATCCGTGATGATTACGATGATATTGGGTAGTGGGTCTTGGGCTCTACTCTGTCGGTAGACAAAGCACAGCAGAAATAATAAAAGACTTGTTTTTAAGAATACTTTCATAATGTTAAATATTTATTTGTTAATCAGTTGATTATCTCAGTTATATGGATGTGGAGGACGTTTTGTCCTCCACATTTTTATCAAACCAATATTGAAGAATTTATTATTGCACGATTAGTTTAGATCTTGTTGCGAAATCACTGCTTGTGACAGTTACTACATACATTCCCTTGGTCAGCCATGTGTTCGTGTTGAGCTGTAGGCTGCCTTGGTTTTGTGTCTGGTTTTGATAGATCATTTTGCCCTGCAAATCAGTAATGGCAATGTCAACCATGCCACTAGATAGTGGCATGTCAATTGTCAAGACGCTTTTGTTCAATGGATTAGGATAGATGGATACTGTATGCAGATTTGTATCACCGATGGTTGTGACTACCCCTTCACCTTCACCTTCGCTATCATTATCTTCTTCGTCGACGCTAGGCACAATTATCAGCTCTGGAGTGTTATTCTCAGCTTCTTTGCTGTTGAACTCGATGGTTTCGTTGCTCGCGTCCAAGTCCCAAAAACCAATCGAAACGATTCGGTCTCCTGCCAATTGCGCTGCTACATAGTCGGTAACATCCAATTCGTAGTATGTTTCCTCTGCATCTAGTGCGATATGAGTAATGTAGGACCCATCTGATGGCGCATTGTTCCAGGTAACCATAGACTCTGTCCAAGTATCGTCCATTTCATAGGCTGTCAAGTTCATAGGCCCTGCTTTGATAGCATATAACCTAAGAGAAGCAGATGTTATATCGTTGAGGTCTTCACCACTCAAATCAAATTTGACTAAGACCTTGCGATAAAAATCTTCATTGGCGCCCTGCTTTAATTGCAGATCAGCATCAGCACCGTAGTTGATATCAGCATTTACACCTCCTCTGATGTAGGTATCTTCGGTAGGATTGAAAGAAAGCCTAACAATGACTGCTAGTGTAGTGACAGTTAGCTCGTTGGAGTAGTCAGAGCTTCCAGTACTATTGTAAGCCACTATTCTGTAAGTATAAGTGGTTTCGCTGCTTAGGCCTGAATCCGTGTAAGCAGAGGCATCAGCAGGCAGGTCGGCGATTTCAGTGAACTCTCCTTCACCTTCTTTTCTTTCTACTTTATAACCTATTTCATTGCTGGCATGATCTATCCAGGCCAATTCTATTTCATTGTCTATGACAATAGGTGCACTGAGTGTGCTAGGAGCTATTGGCGCAGACATCATAGTAACTGCACTACTAGTGTTGGAATAGTTGGAGCTTCCAGTACTGTTGTACGCTATTACTCTGTAGGTATAGGTAGTTTCGCTGGTAAGCCCCGAATCCGTGTATGCAGATGCATCAGCAGGCACATTGGCGATTTCAGTGAACTCTCCTTCACCTTCTTTTCTTTCTATTTTGTAGCCGTTTTCATCACTTGCGTTGTCTGTCCAAGTCAGTGCAATTTCAGTGTCACTTGCTACTACAGCACTGAGTGTTGTGGGGGCTACAGGCACTGAAGCACCACTGGTCAATGTAGTGGCAGCAATCTCATGTGAGTAGTTGGAATTACCAATCATATTGTAGGCGATGACTCGGTAAGTGTACGCTGTGCTACTGGTCAGCGATAGGTCACTGTACTGGGTTGTATTGGGATCTAAATCAGCTAGTTCTACAAATGATCCACTTCCTTCTTTTCTTTCTATTTTGTAACCCAACTCGTTGTTGGTATTGTCATTCCAACTCAATTGTATCTCAGTATCAGATGCTACGTGTGCGCTGAGTGCTGTAGGGTCAGCGGGTACTAATGGATCACCAGGAATAAGGATTAGTTCTGGATGAAATTCTGCAGCTTCTTTGCTATTGACTCCCATAGTTGCGTTCGAGGCAGCTAGATCCCAAAATCCAATCGAAATCAAACTGTCTAGACCTAATTGATCCATAACATAATCGGTAACGTCTACTTCGTAGTACACAAATCTGCCAGCGAGTGAAATTACGTTGATGAGATCACCTTCTGCTGGTCCGTTGTTCCAGGTGACGGTCGTCTCGTCCCAATTGTCTTGAGTACCATAGAACGAAAGATCCATAGATGCTGAATTGAGCACATATAACCTCAAAGTGGCCTTTTCTATATTGTTGCCTAAGTCTTCTCCGGTCAAATCAAATTTTACTAAGCCCTTGCGAAAAAAGTCTACATTGCCTCCTTGCTTTATTTCTATGAGATCTTCAGTACCATAGTTTACATCACTGTTGCCACCATGAATGTATGCGTCATCAGTAGGCGCATAAGTGAAGCTAATCACAGTTTCCAAAGTACTAGCTGTTACCTCGCTTGAGTAGCTAGAGTTGCCAGTCGCATTGTAAGCGATTATTCTGTACGTATAGGTAGTTTCACTCGGTAGACCAGTGTCATGGTAGTGAGACACATTGGCTCCTAGGTCTGCAATCTCTACAAATGCACCCGCACCTTCTTTTCTTTCTACTTTGTAGCCAGTTTCGTGGGTTGCATTGTCTGTCCAGCTCAGCTGGATGGCCTCATCCGAAGTAGCATAGGCACTCAATTGACTTGGGTCTGCAGGTACAGCTGCTGTAGTAGTGACCAATTCCAGCTGTGGTGCATTGACTCCTTCTTTACTACTCAATTTGAGTGTAATGCCATCTTCGGCAGGTAGATATATCACAAGACTGATTTCACCACCAACTTTACTTTTTGCATACTCTGAAATATTCCAGGAATAATAGGCATTGGCTTCACCTACTTGGGTAGTCGTGATGGCTTCACCTACAACTGGCGCAGTATTCCAGGTGATGGTGTTTTCGTTCCAGCTGTTGTCAGTGACATATGCAGTGACGGGCAGTGATTTGGTGGAGTTGGTGTATAACTTGACCGCCGCATGCTCTATTGCAGCTACGCTAGTCAAATCGAATTTTAAGTAAACTTTTCTCAGATTGCTTGTGACACTTGGAGTGTTTTTTACTTCCATTTCTGCTTCTGCTCCATAATTGGTGTCGGCATTGTTTCCAGCTCTTACATGGGCATCCATCGTAGCGACCACTGTCTGATTGGGTACTGGGGTTTCGTACAGTCGAGCGATACCGAGGGCATCTTCTCCCTCTCCAGCATAGACTATATATACTTTGCCATCCGTGTCCTCGAATATATCCGGATCGCGCAATTGGTTTACATCTTCTGGCGCATCCGAAGTTTCGGAGTTGAGTTTTTCGTGCTCTCCCCCTTCCCATCCAGGATTTGATACCATGATTTCGAAGGGAGGATATGAAGTGTCCCATGTGGTCCAGTCACCTGCACTCATGTCTACGGTCGACATTTGTACTCGTTCATTGATCTCTCCTCTTCGGGTGTAAAAAACTTGTAGTTCATCACCTACTACTCTCACTCCTGTGTGTCTTACGCGCAGTACATCTGAACCTAATCCATCAATATTTAGAATATCATCCTGAAAAGGGTGATCAGATCGTTTGTCCCAAAGACTATTGGTATAATCCCAGCCATCTGGAGCAGTCCAAGGGTCAGCCGGATCCAGTGCTTGGTAAAACTTAGCACCATTGTCTAGGGCATACATTTCTCCCCCATACTCAAATACTCTGAAATATGAGCTACCTAGGAATACTGGCTGTATGTTGTCATAAAACTCCAAACCATAGGGGGAGTAAGAGACATAGGTCACTTGGTCGTTTAGTTCTACTCCATTTACAAACGTGGAGGAACCAGTGTGGAAATACATGATGATGCGCTGGTTGACATCATCTACATGCACATCTGGTGAGGCCAAGTGATTGTCTTCGATGGAGATACCATTGTCTAGATTGATGAATTTGCCTCCATGATCTAGTACCCCTCGGTCTCCTACTGGTACCCCTATCCCTGTCTGGTACAAGTGGTATGGGCCCTCGATATTAGCAGCCCAGGCCATACGAATATAGTCGTCAGAGTGATGCGCAAAATAGACATAGTATTGGGCGCTCGGGTGTGCACGATTGGCAGGGTCTATCCAGTCCGGTACATGGATAATAGATGGGCCATTGATGTTTTCACCCTCAGTGGCGGCACCTAGATCAGCAAACATCTGCTGTGTGATGATAGGTTGGTTGCTGTTCAACCTGACGACCTCATACGGGGAGCCAGATTGAGACATTGCAAAAGTGAATGATGCCATTAGCATCACAATCATAGTAATTGTTTTCATGTTCATGCGTTTTAGAGTTTGTAATTATTGTGTTTTCATGGTCTTTGTCTATAAAGTACCTTCGTGTTGCTATCCGCTTTCGGAAAAACATATTTCATTGAATAAGAGGTGTTTAGTGCCTGAAATGGCAGCTTGATTCGATGTGTTTGTTATGATTTTCATTTCCATATTTGTATGTTAATAAGAGATAGTCTAACAGAAAGTAGGCTCATGTTGTATATATGCCACACTGTCGATACAAGGTGCAGTTACATGTATCAATATGACCTGAGGGATGTTACTTCTAATCAATTCAAATCGATCAAATTTTAATGTGCAGCCAACTTTATATGTGTTTGGCGTATGTGCCACCACATATAATCCTGTGCTCAACCATGCCTTGTTTTCACAAAAGGGTTTTGATTGGAGACATGATATTGATAGATCAATTGTCGTTGTATTATGTGGTGGAATTATCGATTCAACATTGAAGGTGAAATGACGGAGGTTATGAATTTTGCTGTGAGCGTATGCGGTGATAGTCTATCTGTAACATGGCCTGAGATTATTCATATTCTAGATAGAAAGGAAGTAATTCTAAGTCATGTGAAGATGCTGGTAAACGACCAACCGAGATTCTTAAACACTGCCACTTACTCTCGTAGCGTCTAGTTCATAATCACCCATAAAGTCTTTTGGATATTATAATTGTAACATGAGCACGGTATAAGTGTTACTTCATTTTGTTCTATGCAACTTGGCACGGGTGAGCTTGCAACTTATCTATGGGATTTCTATTAGGAGAATGTGAGATATTTATGCCACAAAAGAATGTTGTCCAATAGAAACAGATTCTAAATTTAACTGGGTCAACAAAAGTAGATGTAGGGAATCAAATATGATGAAGACGAAATTACAAATAGCAATAATACCCATGCTTTTGATGGGTTTTGGTTGGGCAAATGTTCATTCACAGGCTAAGTATACAGCCATACGCCAAGAGGCTAGTCAGCCCCTAATCACACAGCAGATGTTTGCCGAAGTAGGTGTGGAAGGAGAAGGGGAAAATATCAATGGCCCAAGTGTGATCAGAGTTCCTGATTGGATTCGAAAGAAGGATCGTGTCAACCCTAAGGCACAATACTATATGTATTTTGCA is part of the Reichenbachiella agarivorans genome and harbors:
- a CDS encoding CBM96 family carbohydrate-binding protein; this translates as MKTITMIVMLMASFTFAMSQSGSPYEVVRLNSNQPIITQQMFADLGAATEGENINGPSIIHVPDWIDPANRAHPSAQYYVYFAHHSDDYIRMAWAANIEGPYHLYQTGIGVPVGDRGVLDHGGKFINLDNGISIEDNHLASPDVHVDDVNQRIIMYFHTGSSTFVNGVELNDQVTYVSYSPYGLEFYDNIQPVFLGSSYFRVFEYGGEMYALDNGAKFYQALDPADPWTAPDGWDYTNSLWDKRSDHPFQDDILNIDGLGSDVLRVRHTGVRVVGDELQVFYTRRGEINERVQMSTVDMSAGDWTTWDTSYPPFEIMVSNPGWEGGEHEKLNSETSDAPEDVNQLRDPDIFEDTDGKVYIVYAGEGEDALGIARLYETPVPNQTVVATMDAHVRAGNNADTNYGAEAEMEVKNTPSVTSNLRKVYLKFDLTSVAAIEHAAVKLYTNSTKSLPVTAYVTDNSWNENTITWNTAPVVGEAITTTQVGEANAYYSWNISEYAKSKVGGEISLVIYLPAEDGITLKLSSKEGVNAPQLELVTTTAAVPADPSQLSAYATSDEAIQLSWTDNATHETGYKVERKEGAGAFVEIADLGANVSHYHDTGLPSETTYTYRIIAYNATGNSSYSSEVTASTLETVISFTYAPTDDAYIHGGNSDVNYGTEDLIEIKQGGNVDFFRKGLVKFDLTGEDLGNNIEKATLRLYVLNSASMDLSFYGTQDNWDETTVTWNNGPAEGDLINVISLAGRFVYYEVDVTDYVMDQLGLDSLISIGFWDLAASNATMGVNSKEAAEFHPELILIPGDPLVPADPTALSAHVASDTEIQLSWNDNTNNELGYKIERKEGSGSFVELADLDPNTTQYSDLSLTSSTAYTYRVIAYNMIGNSNYSHEIAATTLTSGASVPVAPTTLSAVVASDTEIALTWTDNASDENGYKIERKEGEGEFTEIANVPADASAYTDSGLTSETTYTYRVIAYNSTGSSNYSNTSSAVTMMSAPIAPSTLSAPIVIDNEIELAWIDHASNEIGYKVERKEGEGEFTEIADLPADASAYTDSGLSSETTYTYRIVAYNSTGSSDYSNELTVTTLAVIVRLSFNPTEDTYIRGGVNADINYGADADLQLKQGANEDFYRKVLVKFDLSGEDLNDITSASLRLYAIKAGPMNLTAYEMDDTWTESMVTWNNAPSDGSYITHIALDAEETYYELDVTDYVAAQLAGDRIVSIGFWDLDASNETIEFNSKEAENNTPELIIVPSVDEEDNDSEGEGEGVVTTIGDTNLHTVSIYPNPLNKSVLTIDMPLSSGMVDIAITDLQGKMIYQNQTQNQGSLQLNTNTWLTKGMYVVTVTSSDFATRSKLIVQ